Genomic DNA from Methanofollis sp. W23:
TCGAGGTGCCCGACCGCCCGACGGCGACGGCCTTCATGTTCAACGACGTCGGCGGCGACCAGATCACCTATTTCGACTGGGGGGCCTCGACAGTCTTTGCCGAGGCGACGGCCCCGGCCCTGGAGTTCGTGCATATGGCGACCGCCGACCCCTCGTTCAATGTGCAGGTCGCGGAAAGAAGCGAATTTGCCTCGTTCGATCCAGGTCAGGACATCCTGAAGTATACGAAGGAACAGTTCGAGGCGATCCTCGACAATATCAACGTCCTCTTTGCGAACCGGCACGAGGCACGGCAGATGGCCGAGACGATCGGGACGACGGTGCACGACCTGGCGGCGCGGGTGGACCTGGCGGTCTTTACGATGGACTCGAAGGGGTGCATGCTCTGCGTCGACGGGGAGGAGAAGCAGGTCCCGGCGATCAGGGTCGAGATGGCCGACCCCACAGGAGCGGGCGACGCCTTCAGGGCCGGGTTCCTGACGGCCTATACGCGCGGCTACGATCCAGTGCGCTGCTGCACCGTCGGGACGACGGCGGCCTCCTTTGTGGTGGAGAAGGTTGGGTGCCAGACCAACCTCCCGACCTGGGAGCGGCTGGCACGGCGGCATGAGGAGCACTTCGGACCGATTGTGAAGAGGTAAGAGACATGACATGGGCAGCACTGACATCTGGCGGCAAGGACTCGGTCCTTGCCGTGCAGCGGGCGATCGACGCCGGGATCGAGGTCTCGGCCCTGGTGACGGTCAGGCCTGAGAACCCGCATTCATATATGTTCCACTCGGCCAACCTGGACGCCGTGCAGGTGATGGCCGAGGTCGCCGGGATGGAATATCACGAGATCCCGTCGGCCGGCAGGAAGGAAGAAGAGATCTTCGAGATGGAAGAAGGGCTCGCGGCCCTCGGGCTCGACGGGATCGTCACCGGGGCGGTGGCCTCGACCTACCAGCGTGCGCGCCTGGAGGCGATCGCGGGCAGGCTCGGGATGCGCCTCTCTGCCCCGCTCTGGCATATGGACTATGCCGACCTCCTGCGTGATGTGGCGGCTCAATTTGATGCGATCATCGTCGTCTGTGCTGCCGAAGGCCTGACCGAGGAGTTTCTTGGGGCGCATATCGACGATGCGATGGTGGAACGTCTCCTTGCCCTTGAACAGCGCTACCGGATCAACCCGGCGGGCGAGGGGGGTGAATACGAGAGCCTCACCCTCGATGCCCCGTTCTTTTCCAGGCCGATCACCTACAAGTCGGCCGAGCGGCACTCGGTCGGCGACCGGCATGAACTGGTTCTCAAGGGATTCGCATGAACGGTCGGGCCGAGGCGAGCGACGTCAGGATGGCCGGGCTTTCCCGGTATATTTTCACGGCCCCGTCCTGGCCCAGGTCCCTTGGGATCATCATTGCTCTCGGCCTGCTCATCGATGCGGTGAGCCTGCGGGCTGGCGAGACGTATCCGTTCTTTGGAACCCTGGCCTTCACCATCCCGGCGGTGCTCGCGACTTTCCTCACAAAACCCCTCCTGATGGAGCGGGGCAAGGTGATCACCTGGAACCGTTCGGCCCTGCTGGCGGCGGCGGGCACGGTCTTTGCGGTGATCGTCACCCTCTTCTCGGTGATCCTCGGGCAGAGCGAACTCCTGCCCCTGGCCTTTGCCATTGCGATGGGGCTGGTCTTTGGGGTACGCCTGCTGGTCATCGCGGCCATCGCCGATTACCGTCTCACCCATGTGGTGATGCCGGCCCTGCCGCAGAGCGCCTTTGGCGTGGTCTTTGCCACGCTCTCGTTCGGGCAGGAGTTCCTGCTCCTGGGGGTGGTCCTCCACCTGGTCTTCGGGTTCGGGTGCGTGCTCTTTGTCTGGTTTGTGGAGCGGCCGCTGAACAAGGGCTTCCATATCAGCGCCTTCAACTTCATCAACACCTTCATCGAGCACATGACCGACGGCTCGAAGAGTATGGAGGACTTCTTCAGGGAGATCGGCGAGGAGGTCTCGGTCCCGCAGGTGAGTCTTGCCTTCCGCCGGGGGGACAGGCGCGACATCATCTTTACGGTCCCGAATGTCCATCCAGGTCCGATGGGCGAGATCGGCGGGGGGAACCTGACCCGTGCGGTCTACGAGGCCTTCCCTGAGGAGGTGATGACGGCCCACGGGTGTTCGACGCACGACTTCAACCTGGTCTCGGCCTCTGAGAGCGAGAAGATCATCTCGGCGGTGCAGGACTCGCTCGAAGATCTCCCCTACTCCCCGTGTGCAGGGCCGTCCTGCCGCACCCGTGTCGGGTCGGTGGAGGTGCTTGCGCAGCCGATGGGCGACGCCCTCCTGATGGTCTCGACGCGCTGGCCGCAGAAGACCGAGGACGTCGACTTCGCGATTGGGATGACGGTGATGGCCGAGGCGCACCGGTGTTTTGCGCATTGCGCCTTCGTCGATGCCCATAACTGCATGGCCGACGTCGCCTCGCCGGTCCATATCGCCTCAAAGGAGGGGAGCGAGTACCTCGCCACCGCGGAGCAGTGTATCTCTGACTCTGCCGGGGGGGCGGTGCACCCCTTCAGGGCCGGGGCGGCCCGTGTCTCCATGCCCTTCAGCCGCGAGGAGGGGATCGGTGACCTCGGGGTGCAGGCCCTGGTCGTCGAGACCGCGGGGCAACGGACGGGCTATGTCCTCTTCGACGGCAACAACATGGTCACCGACCTCCGGGCCGCGGTGTTCGAGGCAGTCGGCGGCCTGGTCGACGAATGCGAGGTGATGACCTCTGACTCGCATGTGGTCAACACTGTCACCGGCAAGAACCCGCTCGGGCTTCATGTAAGTCCTGAGGTTCTTGCGACCTATGCGAAGCAGGCGGTGGAGGAGGCGGTCGCCGACCTCGCCGATGCGGAGGTGGCTTCGGCCTCGGCCGCCTGCGAGGACGTCCTGGTCTTTGGTTCGAACCGGATCTCAGAACTCGCGAGCACGGTGAACGCCATGCTCGTCTTCATCCCCCCGCTCTCCCTCGCGGTGCTGCTGGTGGCGTTTCTGCTGTCGGTGCTCGCGTATGTGGTGATTGTTTAGAGGCCCAGGGGGGCCTCTGAGGATTCTTTTTTTGTAAGTAGTGGCACTAGGTGGAGGAGGTACTTAAGGAATATCTCTTTCTAGATGAGTAATTTTGAGACTGGCATTTCAATTAATCTTATTTTTTATACGAGAATATTTTCAAAATAATTATATTGTATGGAATTTTGATTCAATGTAAAGTGGTCTATTAGGGGTCGATAGATGCAGTACGAAATGCGGATGGAAGAGTTCAGCTACGCATACATTCATGCGGTGGCTTCAGTTGCAGGATGTGGTGTCGACAGACCAAGAGTTGACCATGATAGCGTCGACATAACGATAAAAAGGAAAGGAGGGAATGGAAAATATAGATCTCCACAAATTGACGCACAAATTAAATGTACTGGCCAACAAGATTTAGTTGATGACAATCATATCAAGTTCCCTTTAAAAATAAAAAATTACAACGATCTTCGAGACGAATTTCGATCAGTCCCTACGATTTTAATAGTCGTTTTTGTGCCGAGAAATATCAATCATTGGCTCACTCAAGATGAAGAATGTTTAGCATTATCCCATTGTGGCTACTGGGTGTCTCTTGCAGGGGAACCAGAAACCAATAATACTGCATCAAAGATGGTATATGTTCCAAGAAGTCAAGTTTTTTCAGTTGAAGAATTGGATGCGATGATGAACCGGGCGAGTAATGGAGAAAAGATATGAAACTAGATCCTAGGGATTATTCATTACTATCATCGCTTCACCCTTTAGATATTGCGGAATATCTATCTTCAAGAGGTTGGAAAAATTTAGAGGTAAATCCCGAAAAATTCTCTACATGGGAGTATGTTGATGAAGAAAACAATGATAGGAATATTTTCGATATACTTCTCCCTTTGAATCAAGAATTTAAAGATTATGAGATAAGAATTGGTGAAATCATAAATATTCTTGAAAATGTTGAAAAGAGGCCGCAAATAGAAATTTTGAAAGATTTACAGATGATTTTTGCAGATGTAGTTCGAGTTCGTAGGGATACTCCTGAAACATCTCAAGGCAATGTTCCAATTAATATGGGAGTACAATTGGTTCAACAAGCAAAGGAAATGGTATTGGCAGCTGCTTGTTCAACGATTGAACCTCGCCCTTTTTTTCCTCCGAAAAAATTCAAAGACGCACTTGAGTATATGGAAACCGTATTTATGGGTCAAACAGAAATAGGGAGTTATATTCTACCAATAATCTCGAAACTTCCGCCACCTTACAGGGGACAACAATATTTATTCGAACCATTCGAGCGACAAGTCACTCAGAATTTAGCATGCGCATTAAACGTGATGAATACAACAGCGCAGGAGTATATTGAGAAGACCTCTCCAGATGATTCTATTGAGATATTTAAGTCTACAGTACAAAAAGGAGTAAGTGCAAATTTGTGCGAAGCTGTAGTCGAAATGAGTTCATTCAATGATGATTTTCAGGATGTTGAATTCGGCTTCACATGGTCACCAAAATATCAAACCGATCAAGACATTCCAAAAAAAATAGTTCTAAAAGCCGAAAAGATGCCAATTTTTGAAAAAGCTGCAGACTACTTAAGAGAATTTGAACCCAAAGAAAACTTTGTAGTCTATGGTCCAGTATTAAGGCTTGAGCGACTGGAAGAATCAACAATGGGTAAAATTACCGTCCAATCTTTTGTTTTTGGATCTGTTAGAAACATCAAAATCGAATTGTCTGAACACGACTATCATTTGGCAATTCAAGCTCATGATCAACAAAAGAATGTATATTGTAAAGGAACATTGCAAAAAGAAGGTAGAACATATTGGCTTTCGGTTGTCCATCATTTTGACGTAGAAAGTTAGGTGGTGAAACAACTTGGAAAAATATGCCTTTCTCTTCATAGAATATTTCTTTAAAATACTCTTTTTCTAAATCTCTTCATTAGGCAATAGAAGACGAAAAATCCGTTTTTCTCCTGGACAACACACATCGATAACCCCTCCCCCGAAGACCGATGGATCCACACCACGAACACCGCCACTGGGCGGCCGTCGCCGACTTCAAGCGCCGGTTCATCGTCTCGGCCGTCGTCTACTATGTCTTCCACGGCTACCCCTTCCTCGCTGGGAGACGAGATCTTCACCCCTCCTCACCCGGCCCGCCGCCGTTCACCCCTCCTCCTCCCCGAAATGCTCGACGAGCCTCTCGAGGGTGAACGTATTTCTCAGTTTGAAGGCGCTGTTCTGGCTCGCCCTCAGCCCCTTCGTCCAGAACGCCTCGTCCTCCGGAACCGTCTTCGACCATTCGACCCTGACGAAATATTCGCACCGCTCCGGGTCGTCGGGACCGTGTTTGACAATCGAAAACCCCATCCAGACCCGGCGATAAAATTATTCGAAAGAACCCGATTCAATTGCCGTAGAATTATATATCCATGACGTGATGATCTCCTATCATGGCCTTGAACACCCGGTCGAGAGGATCGGAACTCTCGGTCGTTGAGAGAGAGATCGCCTGCAATAATAGATACGAGGACGTCGGCTATGTGCAATACGATACGAAAGACGGCCATTATTTTTACCTCCATCCCTCGCCCTTCCTGCCCACGGCCAGAAAAGAGATCTATTATGCCCCGACCTCTCCCCCTCCAGAGTACGAGTTCGTCGAGGTCGAGGTCTCTGAGAGAACACAGGTGTTCCTGGACAGGGCCTGCAAAGACCATCTGTATGTAAAGACGATCTGCGGATGGAAACCCTTCGACATCACCCCCCTTGCGACACGGAGAAAAAATCTCGACTTCATGGAGATCATCGATTATTTCACCTATCCATATAAGGGCGAAGCAGATATCGTTCAGGAGGTCGCGACCTGTTCGACGCTGTTTGCGTTCTCGTCCCCGCCGATAACCGGCGAGACCGGCGGGATCAAGACCGCGGTCTTTGGGAAAAACTATCAATGGGATCTCTTTCAGAGGCCGTTGAAGATCATCCCCCCGGAATTCAAGAAGATCAGTTCTGAGTACTATTATTCGGTCTCGAAAACCGATCGACGGATCAGGAAAACGAGCGGAGAAATAAATCAGGCCATTCTCAGGCCTGAAAAAATGGTCTCAGACCTCCCGGTCGTGATCGACGAGACCGCCAGACGAACGTTTTCGAAGGGACACCACGAGAACCACGAGATTGAGGCGGGAGTCATTATCGCCCAGGTGCTGGACGGGTTGCTCCTGAAACCGGAATCGTCAGACTCCATTGGAAAAATGATGGGCAACGTCATCTATGAACTGCGGGACGAGTACCTATCCGCCGGACAGGTTCCTTTCAACCAGAATGTCGGGGATGCGGTTCCGAGACTGGCCTCATCATATGCCAGGGTGCAGTCCAACCCCGAGATCAGAAAAGAGGACGTCAGGTATGTGGTCGACATGTGGTCGTCGATGTTCCAGAGGGCGGGGAAACTCTTGTCGTACCCGATGAAGACGCACCACATGTACGAACTGACCGGCGAAGGGCGGAGAGTGTACTTCGAGTGCTACGACGTCTTCGGGGCCGACTATAATATCCCGATCACGGAGGCGATGGACACGGTCACCGTCGGCCCCGTCGAGTTCGAACTCGCCGTCGATTCCCTGGTTGAGAAGGGATATTGCAAGAGGAGCAGGGATGCCATCATGCTCCTCGAACCCTGCCGGTAGGAGAAGTCTCTGGGCGTGTACCCGCCAGACTGGCCAGCCAGAGCAGGAATAATTAATATATCATCAGATGATGGGACGGAGCCTATGCAGATCTGTCCAGATTGCCATGCACAATGCTCTGATGATGCAAATTATTGTGGAGAATGCCTGGCAAAACTTCCCGACGCCAGAAGGTGGATGGTTGATTCCAAAAAAATACTGGAGTTTCCTGAGACAGAACGTCAAAAAATTTCTGAACATTCGCAGACGGGCCTGAACGATGAAAAATTCAAGAGCCGTCTCTTCCTCGCAATCTTCGGGCAGGCAGTAGACAGATCGATCCCCCTTCCTCGGACGAGCGTTACCTGAGTAGTGAGATTCTGAAGATAGTGTCTGATGAGGCAATGAAAGACAGCGTGATGAAGTTCAAGGTCGTGAAGGAGTGGGGGAGCAGGCTCTACCCCCATCCCCTCCGTGATCGCGATCTCCTCATCGGCCTCTGTGCACGCATTTTCCGGCCGCGCCTTCTCGGAGAGTTCATCTCAAGACTCTCCGACCTTTCTCTCGCAGAAGATAGCGATGGATTATGGCTAGAATGATCTTCATCCCTTCGTCACGCACACTTGCATCCATACCCTTCCCGAACGATCGCGCCGGGGGCGCGGCTCCCCCAGACTCCTGGGATGGCGAGAGAGGGGAGGGGCAGAGAATAAACCATGAAGGGGGAACCCAATCCCCGGCCACTCTTCATCAGCGGGGGTTCGGGGGGCCTCTCCCGATCCCCTTTTATACTGTCACCTCCCTTCCCGCCCTGAAGACCGATGGATCACGATCACGGCCACCACGGGGCAGGCGGCGGACACCAGGCGGCCCTCGCCGACTTCAAGCGCCGGTTCATCGTCTCGACCATCCTCACCGTCCCCATCCTCCTCCTCTCCCCGACCATCCAGACGCTCCTAGGGTTCAGCTTCGACGTCCCCGGCGCCGCCTACATCGTCCTCGTCCTCGCCACCGTCGTCTACCTCTACGGCGGCTACCCCTTCCTCGTTGGGATCGTCGACGAACTGAAGGCCAGGATGCCAGGGATGATGACGCTCATCGCCGTCGCGATCACGGTCGCCTATTTCTACAGCGCCGCGGTGGTCTTTGGTGTTCCAGGCGAGGGGTTCTTCTGGGAACTTGCCACCCTGATCGACATCATGCTCCTTGGCCACTGGATCGAGATGCGCTCGGTGCTCGGGGCGTCGCGGGCCCTCGAAGAACTCGTGCGGGTCATGCCCCAGGAGGCGCACCGCCTGGGGGACGGCGGCGTCGAGGAGGTGACGGTCGAGGTGCTTACCGTCGGGGACCGGGTGCTTGTGAAGCCGGGTGAGAAGGTTCCGATCGACGGCGTGGTTATCGAGGGGGAGAGCAGTGTCAACGAGGCGATGCTGACCGGCGAGTCGCAACCGGTGAGACGGCGGTTCGGCGACCCTGTCATCGGCGGGGCGATCAATGGCGAAGGCTCGCTCGTCGTCGAGGTGGAGAAGGTGGGTGCCGACACCTATCTCAGCCAGGTGGTCGACCTGGTGCGCCGGGCCCAGGAGAGCAGGTCGCGGACCCAGGACCTTGCGAACCGCGCCGCCTTCTATCTCGTCGTCATCGCCCTCTCGGTCGGGGCGCTGACTTTTGTCGGCTGGGTCTATCTTGTCGGCGACGCCGGGTTTGCGATCGAACGGGCGGCAACGGTGATGGTGATCACCTGCCCCCACGCCCTCGGGCTCGCCGTCCCGCTGGTGATCGCTGTCTCGACCGCCCTTGCGGCCCAGTCCGGGTTCTTGATCCGGGATCGTCAGGCCTTTGAGCGGGCAAAAGATATCGGGGCCGTGGTCTTTGACAAGACCGGGACGCTGACCGAGGGGCGGTTTGGGGTGACCGACCTCCTTGCCTTTGGGGACCGGGACGAAGAGGAGGTGCTGCGCCTTGCGGCCTCCCTTGAGGTCCGCTCAGAGCACCCGATCGCGAGAGGGATCCTGCGGGAGGCCGAGGACCGTGGCCTGGCTCTGGAACCCGCCGAAGAGTTCAGGGCGGTCCCTGGCCAGGGGGTGGAGGCGGTCGTCGCCGGGCGGCACCTGGAGGTGGCGGGCCCAGAACCCCTGCAGACCGACCCGAGGGTGGAGGCGCTACAGCGGCAGGGGAAGACCGTTGTCTCCCTCATCGAGGAGGGGACTCCCATCGGGGCCCTTGCCCTTGCCGACATCGTGCGCCCTGAGTCTCGCGAGGCGGTCGCCCGCCTCAAGGAGACGGGGGTCCAGTGCATGATGCTGACCGGCGACAACCGGTTCGTCGCTGCCTGGGTGGCAGAGGACCTGGGGCTGGATCAGTTCTTCGCCGGCGTCCTCCCTCATGAGAAGGCCGAAAGAATCGCGGAGGTCAAAAAGAACCACGTCGTCGCCATGGTCGGCGACGGGATCAACGACGCTCCGGCCCTTGTCTCCGCCGATGTGGGAATTGCGATCGGGGCTGGCACCGACGTTGCCGTCGAGAGTGCCGATATCGTGCTGGTCAGAAACGACCCCCGCGACGCCGCGGCAATCGTCAACCTTTCGAAGAATACCTACGCCAAGATGGTGCAGAACCTCTTCTGGGCCACCGGCTACAACGCCGTTGCCATCCCGCTCGCCGCCGGTGTGGCAAGTGGCTACGGACTCGTCCTCACCCCGGCGGCCGGAGCGATCCTGATGAGCGCGAGCACCGTCATCGTGGCGGTCAATGCCCAACTCCTCCGCGGGTCGCACTCAGGATAGATAGGACCATTGTCCTCCTGCATCTTCGTGGTCTGGGCCTGAACGCTGGTTCTGGAGGACCTGGCATGGACCCACCTTCATGGGAGGACACCCAGGGAACCCACTACCCTAGTGCTGCTCCAGAACCCCGAGGATGGCGATCGGGGCGGGAAGGCAGAGCGATGATCATGAGTTCAAGCCTCAGAGAGTTTTGGGATATGGTCCATGAAAATGATCGCGGAGATCATAATGGTTTGAATTCACAGTTCTGTAGAAATTCTCTGGACAGGTATCTTTTTCCCCGGCGTGAAGAGAGGCGTTGGACGGCATTACACTCTTCATGGCGATTGAGTGTGCCTTCCAGGCCCTATCTTCATCCCGGGGGTCCGGGGGCAGCGCCCCCGGCCGAAGTGGTGGGAAGGCGGGCGATGCACATCTCCCCAAAGAGGTGAGGGGTTCTACAGAGCCCTCTTTTCATCACTTCAACCTCGGTGTCCTGCGATGAAGGAGGAGCGGTGATACACTTATTCTTAGAGAATTTTCAGTATTTTCGGCTCTGTAGAAACCCTCACTTCCTCTCGGTGCAAGGGTGACCCAATCGCCTTCCCACACAATCACGCCGGGGGCGCTGCCCCCGTACAGCGAAGATCATAGATCTTCTCGACTCCCTCCGGTCGTCCCCCTGGACCACGATGGGACCGGGAAGGCACAAAAAATGACCATGAAGAGGGGATTGCCGTCCTCTGCCTATCCTCGTGCAGGGGGTTCGGGGGGCGGCGAGCCCCCCGTCGAAGAGAACCATCAAGAGGGTTTCTCCAGAGCCGTATTTTCAATTGCGTATGCGTGAGCAAGATGTTCGTGCCGGATTCTCCAGGGCTAAACAAATTCGCTGAATGAAGATGAGGCCGTCTTCGCCCTCTTGTGTATCATGAGGGTGCGGAGGACATGTCGGGAGCCATATCTCCAGATCTGAGGACCTTCATCTCTGTAACCACCAGGCTTCTCTCACCGTCCCTGCATCATCTGTCCGCCCGCAGGGCCGCAGGGTGATCTCCCGACCCATTCTGCGCGCCACACTAATATATTCCCCATGATATGAGTGGATCAATTTTACCCTGTGCTGCCCGGTGCGTGCCTGGCATTCCAGGGTACCGGGGGGTTGAGAGAGATGCCGATCAGTCTGAATGAGAGTGGGGACCTGCGTTCCCTGGAGAAACACCTCTCTTCTCTCTCCGCACCAGAGGACATCCCCGGCCTCTTCTCCATCCTTGGATACCCGGAGGAGCGTCTGCAATGGGGTCAAGAAGACATCGACCCCGGCCTTGAGGGTGCGGAGAGGATCTCGACGCTGTCGTCTCTCAGGATCTTCGAAGACGACCTCAGGATATTTTTACTTGAGACCTCGTCGCTGGACCCGGAGTTTATCCATACTGTCACCCATGCCCTCGGGCGCCGGAACCCAAGATCCCTGGCAATTTTTACGATTGATTACTCCCGCGTCGTCTTTGCCTATCCCAGAAGGAGTGACAGGACCAGGAAGACCACCCGCCTCACCATAGACCCTGCGGCCCTCTGTCCTGTGCAGGTCAGGGCGCTGGGGCGGATGGCATGTCCGGCAGACCCCGCACCGTCCGCGGTCTGGAGACGCTGGGGAGAGGGGTTCGACGTCGAGGCGCTTTCCGGTTCGTTTCTTGCAGGCTACAAGGAAATCTTTTTTCGTCTCTGCGAGCATGCCGCAGGGGTGTCCCCCGAGGAAGCCCGTGCATTCTCGTTGCAGTGCCTGAACAGGCTGATCTTCATCTATTTCATCGAGAAGACATGGTGGCCAGGGTCCGCGCACTTCATGAGGTGGGTGTGGGAAGCGTATCTTTCCAAGGGGCTCTATGGCTCTGGCCGGTTCTATCAAGACTGGCTGCGAGCGATCTTTTTTCAGGGATTGAACGGCCGGAACCATGAGATCACCGGCCTCCCTGACGAGGTCGTCGGGGTTCTCCGTACGATCCCCTATCTCAATGACTCTCTCTTCGTGGAGGGGGAGGTCGAGAGATCAGGACTCACGCTCCCCGATGAGATCTTTGAAGAGGTGTTTGCATTTTTTGAG
This window encodes:
- a CDS encoding carbohydrate kinase family protein; this translates as MISVVGHTAIDHICTVPHFPERHTSVYTLDHQIFFGGGAANIAAGIATLGEACELVSAVGSDFPGGAYDQRLDELGIRRRFFEVPDRPTATAFMFNDVGGDQITYFDWGASTVFAEATAPALEFVHMATADPSFNVQVAERSEFASFDPGQDILKYTKEQFEAILDNINVLFANRHEARQMAETIGTTVHDLAARVDLAVFTMDSKGCMLCVDGEEKQVPAIRVEMADPTGAGDAFRAGFLTAYTRGYDPVRCCTVGTTAASFVVEKVGCQTNLPTWERLARRHEEHFGPIVKR
- a CDS encoding copper-translocating P-type ATPase; the protein is MDHDHGHHGAGGGHQAALADFKRRFIVSTILTVPILLLSPTIQTLLGFSFDVPGAAYIVLVLATVVYLYGGYPFLVGIVDELKARMPGMMTLIAVAITVAYFYSAAVVFGVPGEGFFWELATLIDIMLLGHWIEMRSVLGASRALEELVRVMPQEAHRLGDGGVEEVTVEVLTVGDRVLVKPGEKVPIDGVVIEGESSVNEAMLTGESQPVRRRFGDPVIGGAINGEGSLVVEVEKVGADTYLSQVVDLVRRAQESRSRTQDLANRAAFYLVVIALSVGALTFVGWVYLVGDAGFAIERAATVMVITCPHALGLAVPLVIAVSTALAAQSGFLIRDRQAFERAKDIGAVVFDKTGTLTEGRFGVTDLLAFGDRDEEEVLRLAASLEVRSEHPIARGILREAEDRGLALEPAEEFRAVPGQGVEAVVAGRHLEVAGPEPLQTDPRVEALQRQGKTVVSLIEEGTPIGALALADIVRPESREAVARLKETGVQCMMLTGDNRFVAAWVAEDLGLDQFFAGVLPHEKAERIAEVKKNHVVAMVGDGINDAPALVSADVGIAIGAGTDVAVESADIVLVRNDPRDAAAIVNLSKNTYAKMVQNLFWATGYNAVAIPLAAGVASGYGLVLTPAAGAILMSASTVIVAVNAQLLRGSHSG
- a CDS encoding zinc ribbon domain-containing protein, translating into MYPPDWPARAGIINISSDDGTEPMQICPDCHAQCSDDANYCGECLAKLPDARRWMVDSKKILEFPETERQKISEHSQTGLNDEKFKSRLFLAIFGQAVDRSIPLPRTSVT
- a CDS encoding DUF4365 domain-containing protein is translated as MQYEMRMEEFSYAYIHAVASVAGCGVDRPRVDHDSVDITIKRKGGNGKYRSPQIDAQIKCTGQQDLVDDNHIKFPLKIKNYNDLRDEFRSVPTILIVVFVPRNINHWLTQDEECLALSHCGYWVSLAGEPETNNTASKMVYVPRSQVFSVEELDAMMNRASNGEKI
- a CDS encoding diphthine--ammonia ligase, translating into MTWAALTSGGKDSVLAVQRAIDAGIEVSALVTVRPENPHSYMFHSANLDAVQVMAEVAGMEYHEIPSAGRKEEEIFEMEEGLAALGLDGIVTGAVASTYQRARLEAIAGRLGMRLSAPLWHMDYADLLRDVAAQFDAIIVVCAAEGLTEEFLGAHIDDAMVERLLALEQRYRINPAGEGGEYESLTLDAPFFSRPITYKSAERHSVGDRHELVLKGFA
- a CDS encoding DUF2070 family protein; this encodes MNGRAEASDVRMAGLSRYIFTAPSWPRSLGIIIALGLLIDAVSLRAGETYPFFGTLAFTIPAVLATFLTKPLLMERGKVITWNRSALLAAAGTVFAVIVTLFSVILGQSELLPLAFAIAMGLVFGVRLLVIAAIADYRLTHVVMPALPQSAFGVVFATLSFGQEFLLLGVVLHLVFGFGCVLFVWFVERPLNKGFHISAFNFINTFIEHMTDGSKSMEDFFREIGEEVSVPQVSLAFRRGDRRDIIFTVPNVHPGPMGEIGGGNLTRAVYEAFPEEVMTAHGCSTHDFNLVSASESEKIISAVQDSLEDLPYSPCAGPSCRTRVGSVEVLAQPMGDALLMVSTRWPQKTEDVDFAIGMTVMAEAHRCFAHCAFVDAHNCMADVASPVHIASKEGSEYLATAEQCISDSAGGAVHPFRAGAARVSMPFSREEGIGDLGVQALVVETAGQRTGYVLFDGNNMVTDLRAAVFEAVGGLVDECEVMTSDSHVVNTVTGKNPLGLHVSPEVLATYAKQAVEEAVADLADAEVASASAACEDVLVFGSNRISELASTVNAMLVFIPPLSLAVLLVAFLLSVLAYVVIV